One part of the Streptomyces sp. NBC_00286 genome encodes these proteins:
- the urtA gene encoding urea ABC transporter substrate-binding protein, which yields MAAAAAALAAAVALSACGAKTDAGGSSDKAAKADTSGDTVKVGLLNSLSGTMAISEVTVRDSLKLAIDEINAKGGVLGKKIQPISEDGASDWPTFAEKASKLIREDRVVATFGCWTSASRKAVKPVFEKNKSLLFYPVQYEGLEESPYIFYTGATTNQQIVPGLDYLKSQGKKSIYLVGSDYVFPRTANKIIKAYAKANGMKVLGEDYAPLGSTEFSTIANKVKASKADAVFNTLNGDSNVAFFKEYKSAGLTAASMPVVSVSIAEEEVKSIGSQYLAGQLTAWNYYQTTAGAANAEFVKAYKAKYGQDKPTSDPMEAAYTSVYLWKAMVEKAKSFDPEKVKAASDGITFDAPEGKVTVDGASQHIYKTARIGKIGTDGLIEQVWDSGKAIKPDPYLKGYDWASGLS from the coding sequence ATGGCGGCGGCCGCCGCCGCACTCGCGGCTGCCGTCGCGCTGTCCGCGTGCGGCGCCAAGACCGACGCGGGCGGCTCGTCCGACAAGGCGGCCAAGGCGGACACCAGCGGTGACACCGTCAAGGTCGGCCTGCTCAACTCGCTGTCCGGCACGATGGCGATCAGCGAGGTGACCGTACGCGATTCGCTGAAGCTGGCGATCGACGAGATCAACGCCAAGGGTGGTGTGCTCGGCAAGAAGATCCAGCCGATCAGCGAGGACGGCGCCTCCGACTGGCCCACCTTCGCGGAAAAGGCGAGCAAGCTCATCCGCGAGGACCGGGTCGTGGCCACCTTCGGCTGCTGGACCTCCGCGAGCCGCAAGGCCGTAAAGCCCGTCTTCGAGAAGAACAAGTCCCTGCTGTTCTATCCCGTGCAGTACGAGGGACTTGAGGAGTCCCCGTACATCTTCTATACGGGAGCCACCACCAACCAGCAGATCGTGCCGGGGCTCGACTACCTCAAGAGCCAGGGCAAGAAGTCGATTTACCTCGTCGGCAGCGACTATGTCTTCCCGCGCACCGCCAACAAGATCATCAAGGCTTACGCGAAGGCCAACGGCATGAAGGTGCTCGGCGAGGATTACGCGCCGCTGGGCTCCACAGAGTTCAGCACGATCGCGAACAAGGTGAAGGCGTCGAAGGCCGACGCGGTCTTCAACACGCTCAACGGCGATTCGAATGTGGCCTTCTTCAAGGAGTACAAGTCCGCGGGCCTGACCGCCGCGAGCATGCCGGTGGTCTCGGTGTCGATCGCCGAGGAAGAGGTCAAGTCGATCGGATCGCAGTATCTGGCGGGCCAGTTGACGGCCTGGAACTACTACCAGACGACGGCGGGCGCGGCGAACGCCGAGTTCGTGAAGGCGTACAAGGCCAAGTACGGCCAGGACAAGCCGACCAGCGACCCGATGGAGGCCGCGTACACCTCGGTCTATCTGTGGAAGGCGATGGTGGAGAAGGCCAAGTCCTTCGACCCGGAGAAGGTCAAGGCGGCCTCGGACGGCATCACCTTCGACGCCCCTGAGGGCAAGGTCACCGTCGACGGCGCGTCCCAGCACATCTACAAGACCGCCCGGATCGGCAAGATCGGCACGGATGGGCTGATCGAGCAGGTGTGGGACTCCGGAAAGGCGATCAAGCCGGATCCGTATCTGAAGGGCTACGACTGGGCCTCCGGCCTCTCCTGA
- a CDS encoding MarR family winged helix-turn-helix transcriptional regulator, with protein sequence MPSPPPRRSEDLTHLLTRAERLAARRLQEVLEEHGCSLDAWRVLSLLSDGEGHPMTAVAEAAFLPPPTLTKLVDHLVDQNHVYRRVDPLDRRRILAHLTPRGETYWRRIDRAVRDRWPVLSDGDDELLEALLRRLVATLDTAAETEPRPA encoded by the coding sequence ATGCCGAGCCCACCTCCGCGTCGGTCTGAGGACCTCACGCACCTTTTGACGCGGGCCGAGCGGCTGGCCGCGCGCCGGCTCCAGGAGGTCCTCGAGGAGCACGGCTGTTCACTCGACGCCTGGCGCGTTCTCTCCCTGCTCTCCGACGGCGAAGGCCACCCCATGACGGCCGTCGCCGAAGCGGCCTTCCTACCGCCGCCGACCCTCACCAAGCTGGTCGACCACCTCGTCGACCAGAACCACGTCTACCGTCGCGTCGACCCCCTCGACCGACGCCGCATCCTCGCCCACCTCACGCCACGCGGCGAGACGTACTGGCGCCGCATCGACCGCGCGGTCCGCGACCGGTGGCCCGTACTGAGCGATGGTGACGACGAGTTGCTGGAGGCTCTGCTGCGGCGGCTGGTGGCCACGCTGGACACGGCGGCGGAGACGGAGCCGCGGCCGGCCTGA
- a CDS encoding TerC family protein: MHVTFNVWLLTVVALCVLIAVDFFIGRKPHEVSIKEAGIWSAVWIALAVAFGLGVAVFGGGQPAGEFFAGFITEKSLSVDNLFVFVLIMAKFSVPTQYQQRVLMIGVLIALVLRTIFIAAGAAIISTFSWVFYIFGAFLIWTAWKLVQDARHDQHDEEYEENKLLKAAEKRFGVADRYHGTKLFIVENGKRVMTPMMVVMLAIGSTDVLFALDSIPAIYGLTEDPYIVFTANAFALMGLRQLYFLIGGLLKRLVHLSYGLSIILGFIGVKLVLHALHESGVHVPEISIPFSLGFIVLVLAVTTVTSLRASKKQALAEEAATAAGPKADDSDTAGKPDRTA; this comes from the coding sequence GTGCATGTCACTTTCAACGTCTGGTTGCTGACCGTAGTAGCCCTGTGTGTGCTCATCGCCGTGGATTTCTTCATCGGGCGCAAGCCGCACGAGGTGTCCATCAAGGAGGCCGGCATCTGGTCGGCGGTGTGGATAGCCCTCGCCGTGGCCTTCGGGCTCGGCGTGGCGGTGTTCGGCGGTGGTCAGCCGGCCGGTGAGTTCTTCGCGGGGTTCATCACGGAGAAGTCGCTGAGCGTCGACAACCTCTTCGTCTTCGTGCTGATCATGGCGAAGTTCTCGGTGCCGACGCAGTACCAGCAGCGAGTGCTGATGATCGGCGTTCTGATCGCGCTGGTGCTGCGTACGATCTTCATCGCGGCCGGCGCGGCGATCATCTCGACGTTCTCCTGGGTCTTCTACATCTTCGGCGCCTTCCTGATCTGGACCGCCTGGAAGCTCGTCCAGGACGCCCGCCACGATCAGCACGACGAGGAGTACGAGGAGAACAAGCTGCTCAAGGCCGCCGAGAAGCGCTTCGGCGTCGCCGACCGCTATCACGGCACCAAGCTGTTCATCGTGGAGAACGGCAAGCGCGTGATGACTCCGATGATGGTCGTCATGCTCGCGATCGGCTCCACGGACGTACTGTTCGCGCTGGACTCGATCCCCGCGATCTACGGTCTGACCGAGGACCCGTACATCGTCTTCACCGCCAACGCGTTCGCACTGATGGGCCTGCGCCAGCTGTACTTCCTCATCGGGGGCCTGCTCAAGAGGCTGGTGCACCTCAGCTACGGCCTGTCGATCATCCTCGGCTTCATCGGCGTCAAGCTGGTCCTGCACGCGCTGCACGAGTCCGGCGTGCACGTACCCGAAATCTCCATCCCGTTCTCGCTCGGCTTCATCGTCCTGGTCCTCGCCGTGACTACGGTGACCAGCCTGCGCGCCTCGAAGAAGCAGGCGCTTGCGGAGGAAGCGGCGACGGCGGCTGGGCCGAAGGCGGACGACTCCGACACCGCGGGTAAGCCGGACCGCACGGCCTGA
- a CDS encoding beta-1,6-galactanase → MIRRRSLLAAAGGTVLGSALATGTARADATISVNPGTTYGRWDGWGTSLAWWANVFGARDDFADAFFTTKSVAYNGRTLPGLGLNIARYNLGACSWNSVEGESMVASPNIPRFKQIEGFWQDWNNEDPASSAWKWSADAAQRAALVKATSRGAVSELFANSPMWWMCLNHNPSGAADGGNNLQSWNYRQHASHLAATALYAKNNWGVNFATVDPFNEPSSNWWTATGRQEGCHMDATVQSAVLPHLRSELDKRGLTGTRISASDETSYDLARTTWNSFSASTKGLVGRVNVHGYQGSGGRRDLLYTDVVTTARKQLWNSEYGDSDGTGLTMASNLCLDFRWLHPTAWCYWQVMDPSAGWAMIHYNESTLQPGAVQTKYYVMAQFSRHIRPGMTILDTGVGYAVAALDAAARRLVIVAVNTGAAQTLTFDLSRFGTVTGGTGGLVRRWNTVTGGGGDLYTERADTYLSGKLVRVPFAAGSVQTLQVEGVAV, encoded by the coding sequence ATGATCAGACGCAGATCACTGCTGGCCGCGGCGGGCGGTACGGTCCTCGGTAGTGCCCTGGCGACGGGCACCGCACGGGCCGACGCGACCATCTCGGTCAACCCCGGTACGACGTACGGGCGTTGGGACGGCTGGGGCACCTCCCTGGCTTGGTGGGCGAACGTGTTCGGGGCGCGCGACGACTTCGCCGACGCCTTCTTCACCACCAAGTCCGTCGCCTACAACGGCCGTACGCTGCCGGGTCTGGGCTTGAACATCGCCCGCTACAACCTCGGCGCGTGCAGCTGGAACAGCGTGGAGGGCGAGAGTATGGTCGCCTCGCCCAACATCCCCCGCTTCAAGCAGATCGAGGGCTTCTGGCAGGACTGGAACAACGAGGACCCGGCGTCCTCCGCATGGAAGTGGTCCGCGGACGCCGCCCAGCGCGCCGCGCTCGTCAAGGCGACCAGCAGAGGCGCGGTCAGCGAGCTGTTCGCCAACTCCCCGATGTGGTGGATGTGCCTCAACCACAACCCGTCGGGCGCTGCCGACGGCGGCAACAACCTCCAGTCCTGGAACTACCGCCAGCACGCCTCCCACCTGGCGGCCACCGCCCTGTACGCGAAGAACAACTGGGGCGTGAACTTCGCGACCGTCGACCCGTTCAACGAGCCCTCTTCCAACTGGTGGACCGCCACCGGACGCCAGGAGGGCTGCCACATGGATGCCACGGTCCAGTCGGCCGTCCTCCCGCATCTGCGCAGCGAACTCGACAAGCGCGGACTGACCGGTACGCGGATCTCCGCCTCCGACGAGACCAGCTACGACCTCGCGCGTACGACCTGGAACTCGTTCAGCGCGTCCACCAAGGGGCTGGTGGGCCGCGTCAACGTGCACGGCTACCAGGGCTCCGGCGGCCGACGCGACCTCCTCTACACCGACGTCGTCACCACGGCACGAAAGCAGCTGTGGAACTCCGAGTACGGCGACAGCGACGGCACCGGCCTCACCATGGCGAGCAACCTGTGCCTGGACTTCCGCTGGCTGCACCCCACGGCCTGGTGCTACTGGCAGGTCATGGATCCGTCCGCCGGCTGGGCGATGATCCACTACAACGAGAGCACGCTCCAGCCCGGCGCCGTCCAGACCAAGTACTACGTGATGGCCCAGTTCAGCCGCCACATCCGCCCCGGCATGACGATCCTCGACACAGGCGTCGGCTACGCGGTGGCCGCCCTGGACGCGGCGGCCCGACGCCTGGTCATCGTGGCCGTCAACACGGGCGCGGCCCAGACCCTCACCTTCGACCTCTCCCGCTTCGGCACGGTGACCGGCGGCACGGGCGGCCTGGTCCGCCGCTGGAACACGGTCACTGGAGGTGGCGGCGACCTCTACACGGAACGCGCGGACACGTACCTCAGCGGCAAGCTGGTGAGGGTGCCGTTCGCGGCGGGCTCGGTGCAGACGCTTCAGGTGGAGGGCGTGGCGGTGTGA
- a CDS encoding GMC family oxidoreductase, with the protein MSGTSGASGDSTASDAFGAFSAFGPRSPRVVGPLDDDLVRCDVAILGSGMGGATLAHALRDSGARVLVVERGDFLPREDANRSPTEVFVHGRYKNAEPWFDAATGRPFRPGVHYYVGGNTKVFGACLPRFREQDFTAVEHDDGISPAWPVTYADLEPHYAEAERLYRVHGETGQDPTEPWRSGGFPYPALPHEPPVARLAEAMSAQGLRPFLMPVGVDLREGGSCVRCRTCDGFPCPYGAKSDAETCAMRPALRSPTVRLLTRTTVRRLLTSADGRRVTEAVAERDGRRIRIRADRFVLACGAVNSATLLLTSASERHPDGLANSSGLVGRNYMVHNSTFLLAVDPRRRNPVSFQKTLGLNDWYDAGPGTPHPLGNLQMLGKIQGPMVKGARRFVPLPVLDFMTSRSIDLYLTTEDLPDPGNRIAVGPQGRIEVHWRPNNLRPHRELVRRTIRMMRRAGHPLVFTQRMGIETNSHQCGTAVMGADPAHSVLDPDCRAHDVTNLWSVDSSCFPSSAALNPALTIAANALRVAAKGGITA; encoded by the coding sequence ATGAGCGGCACCTCCGGAGCCTCGGGAGACTCCACGGCTTCTGACGCCTTCGGCGCCTTCAGCGCTTTCGGGCCGCGTTCCCCACGCGTCGTCGGGCCACTGGACGACGACCTCGTGCGGTGCGACGTGGCCATCCTCGGCTCCGGCATGGGCGGGGCCACCCTCGCCCACGCCCTGCGGGACTCCGGCGCCCGGGTCCTGGTTGTGGAGCGCGGTGACTTCCTGCCCCGCGAGGACGCCAACCGGTCACCGACCGAGGTGTTCGTCCACGGCCGCTACAAGAACGCCGAGCCCTGGTTCGACGCCGCCACCGGCCGGCCGTTCCGGCCGGGCGTCCACTACTACGTCGGAGGCAACACCAAGGTCTTCGGCGCCTGCCTGCCCCGCTTTCGCGAACAGGACTTCACCGCCGTCGAGCACGACGACGGCATCTCCCCCGCCTGGCCGGTGACGTACGCCGACCTCGAACCGCACTACGCCGAAGCCGAACGCCTCTACCGGGTCCACGGCGAGACCGGCCAGGACCCGACCGAGCCGTGGCGCTCGGGCGGCTTCCCCTACCCGGCGCTGCCGCACGAGCCGCCCGTCGCCCGGCTGGCCGAGGCGATGTCCGCGCAGGGACTGCGGCCGTTCCTCATGCCGGTCGGCGTCGACCTGCGGGAGGGCGGCAGCTGCGTCCGCTGCCGTACGTGCGACGGCTTCCCCTGCCCGTACGGGGCCAAGAGCGACGCCGAGACGTGCGCCATGCGGCCCGCGCTGCGCAGCCCCACCGTACGGCTGCTCACCCGGACCACCGTCCGGCGGCTGCTCACCTCGGCCGACGGGCGGCGCGTCACCGAGGCGGTCGCCGAACGCGACGGCCGCCGGATCCGCATCCGGGCCGACCGCTTCGTCCTGGCCTGCGGTGCCGTCAACTCCGCCACCCTGCTGCTCACTTCGGCCTCCGAACGCCATCCCGACGGCCTGGCGAACTCCTCCGGTCTGGTGGGCCGGAACTACATGGTGCACAACAGCACCTTCCTGCTCGCCGTGGATCCCCGGCGCCGCAACCCGGTCTCCTTCCAGAAGACCCTGGGCCTCAACGACTGGTACGACGCCGGACCCGGCACGCCCCACCCCCTGGGAAACCTGCAGATGCTCGGCAAGATCCAGGGGCCGATGGTCAAGGGCGCCCGGCGCTTCGTACCCCTGCCGGTACTGGACTTCATGACCAGCCGCAGCATCGACCTCTACCTGACCACCGAGGACCTGCCCGACCCCGGCAACCGCATCGCCGTCGGCCCTCAGGGACGGATCGAGGTGCACTGGCGGCCCAACAACCTGCGGCCCCACCGCGAACTGGTGCGGCGGACCATCCGCATGATGCGGCGTGCCGGCCACCCACTCGTCTTCACCCAGCGGATGGGCATCGAGACCAACTCACACCAGTGCGGCACCGCCGTGATGGGCGCCGATCCGGCGCACAGCGTCCTCGACCCGGACTGCCGCGCCCACGACGTCACCAACCTCTGGTCGGTGGACAGTTCCTGCTTCCCCTCCTCCGCCGCCCTCAACCCCGCTCTCACCATCGCCGCCAACGCCCTGCGCGTCGCCGCGAAAGGAGGGATCACGGCGTGA
- a CDS encoding carbohydrate ABC transporter permease: MSTARITLPSRRRRIRYPGTGPLAGTVALVLLAALFLIPVYVMVMAALKPPAQADAVHMWELPKSLDFSGVEQAWNALSPNVRNSLLMVLPATVVSSLVGALNGYVLAKLPFRGSKVLFAAMLLGMFIPYQVILVPLVRFLQSVGMYGTLQGLILVHIIYGIPITTLIFRNYFNQLPHEIVEAARVDGCSNAAIFLRVMLPLSLPGFVVCGIFQFTNIWNDFLFGITVVPDPTQQPVTVALNNLSGNFSVQWNSVMAGALLAAVPTALVYILLGRFFVRGLTAGSVK; encoded by the coding sequence ATGAGTACCGCCCGTATCACCCTCCCGTCACGGCGCCGCCGTATCCGATACCCGGGGACGGGGCCGCTCGCCGGAACCGTCGCACTGGTCCTGCTCGCCGCACTGTTCCTGATTCCGGTCTACGTGATGGTGATGGCCGCCCTGAAGCCTCCCGCCCAGGCCGACGCCGTCCATATGTGGGAACTGCCCAAGAGCCTCGACTTCAGCGGCGTCGAGCAGGCGTGGAACGCCCTGTCTCCCAACGTCCGCAACAGCCTGCTGATGGTCCTGCCCGCCACCGTCGTCTCCTCGCTCGTCGGAGCGCTCAACGGGTACGTGCTGGCCAAACTCCCCTTCCGCGGCTCGAAGGTGCTGTTCGCCGCGATGCTGCTCGGGATGTTCATCCCGTACCAGGTGATCCTCGTCCCGCTGGTCCGCTTCCTCCAGTCGGTCGGCATGTACGGGACCCTGCAGGGGCTGATCCTTGTCCACATCATCTACGGCATCCCGATCACCACGTTGATCTTCCGCAACTACTTCAACCAGCTACCCCACGAAATCGTGGAAGCGGCCCGTGTCGACGGCTGCTCCAACGCGGCGATCTTCCTCCGGGTGATGCTGCCGCTGTCCCTGCCGGGGTTCGTGGTCTGCGGGATCTTCCAGTTCACCAACATCTGGAACGACTTCCTGTTCGGCATCACCGTCGTCCCGGACCCGACCCAGCAGCCCGTGACCGTGGCGCTCAACAACCTGTCCGGGAACTTCTCCGTGCAGTGGAACAGCGTCATGGCCGGCGCGCTGCTCGCCGCGGTCCCCACCGCCCTCGTCTATATCCTGCTGGGCCGGTTCTTCGTCCGCGGTCTGACCGCCGGCTCGGTGAAGTGA
- a CDS encoding carbohydrate ABC transporter permease has translation MPVLTRPAAPAPHTTKEPPAKPSPRAAWWRRHRFGIAILTPSLIMVGIFVYGFIGYSVRVSVSKWQGLNPDLSPRDPLYQTYDDMFHTPRFQADLRNVTVFTFLFLTLAVVVGLVLALLVHNALAGRTFFRGVFLFPYALSFIVTGVVWRWIFTPSTGANLILQGLGVEHGPKWITDPAVAGDVSGALEPVLPGGHFIQVELGIPLALIPVVIAASWQLGGFVMANFLAALSALPEELREAAALDGAGTVRYHWHIVLPWLRPVVVVVLIILGHISLKSFDLVYAMVGQGPGFATDVPGIFVFEQTFRALRYNTGAAASVVMFLLSAAVIVPYLYRSVIREKTR, from the coding sequence ATGCCGGTACTGACCCGGCCCGCCGCACCGGCGCCCCACACCACGAAAGAGCCGCCCGCAAAGCCCTCGCCACGGGCCGCGTGGTGGCGGCGGCACCGCTTCGGCATCGCCATCCTGACGCCCAGCCTGATCATGGTCGGGATCTTCGTCTACGGCTTCATCGGATACTCCGTACGCGTCTCGGTGTCCAAGTGGCAGGGCCTGAACCCCGATCTGTCGCCCCGCGACCCGCTGTACCAGACCTACGACGACATGTTCCACACCCCGCGCTTCCAGGCGGACCTGCGGAACGTCACCGTCTTCACCTTCCTCTTCCTCACCCTGGCCGTCGTCGTGGGACTGGTGCTCGCCCTGCTGGTGCACAACGCGCTGGCCGGACGGACGTTCTTCCGGGGGGTCTTCCTCTTCCCGTACGCGCTGTCGTTCATCGTCACCGGCGTGGTGTGGCGGTGGATCTTCACCCCGTCGACCGGGGCGAACCTGATCCTCCAAGGGCTGGGCGTCGAACACGGGCCCAAATGGATCACTGACCCGGCGGTCGCCGGCGACGTGTCCGGGGCCCTTGAACCGGTCCTGCCGGGCGGGCACTTCATCCAGGTCGAGCTCGGCATCCCGCTCGCCCTCATCCCGGTCGTCATCGCCGCGTCCTGGCAGCTCGGCGGCTTCGTGATGGCCAACTTCCTCGCCGCACTGAGCGCCCTGCCCGAGGAACTGCGCGAGGCGGCCGCTCTCGACGGCGCCGGAACCGTGCGCTACCACTGGCACATCGTGCTGCCATGGCTGCGTCCGGTGGTGGTCGTCGTGCTCATCATCCTCGGACACATCAGCCTGAAGTCCTTCGACCTCGTCTACGCCATGGTCGGCCAGGGGCCCGGCTTCGCCACCGACGTGCCCGGCATCTTCGTCTTCGAGCAGACCTTCCGTGCGCTGCGCTACAACACCGGCGCCGCAGCCTCCGTCGTGATGTTCCTGTTGTCGGCCGCCGTCATCGTGCCGTACCTCTACCGCAGCGTCATCAGGGAGAAGACCCGATGA
- a CDS encoding ABC transporter substrate-binding protein: MRHRIPTYLTAATVTTALLTLSACGGGSSSAGGGSGATAANQLEVFSWWTSGSEDAALKELIAGFKKGNPGVEVVNGAVAGGGGGNAQAVLQTRLQGSNPPDTWQTHPGAAIGEYINSDLLADLSSVYEKDGLSSAIPRDLVTSVSKDGKIYGVSTGAHRGNVLWFNKKLTAEAGVELSASTTPDQLVDALGKLKAKGITPLCLGGKDAFATAELFENILLGVVGPSGWDSLTSGETAWTDAEVKQAAELFAKMLPYADPDASALTWDQATKRLAAGDCAVESMGDWAYGELVKDGAKDGTDFGYIPQPGTNGSFVTVVDTFVVAENAKHKDLALKWASAISSPDVQLAFSKHKGSTPIRGDVPTDSLPAYQQQAATSFRGDDLVQSIVHGEAMSPQFQQSFYDAVTQFVQSKDVDAFVKALDAAAKG, encoded by the coding sequence ATGAGACACCGCATACCCACCTACCTGACGGCCGCCACCGTCACAACCGCCCTGCTCACCCTGTCCGCCTGCGGCGGCGGGAGCAGCTCCGCCGGAGGAGGAAGCGGCGCGACGGCCGCGAACCAGCTCGAAGTCTTCTCCTGGTGGACCTCCGGCTCGGAGGACGCCGCGCTCAAGGAACTGATCGCCGGATTCAAGAAGGGGAACCCCGGCGTCGAGGTCGTCAACGGAGCGGTCGCCGGCGGAGGCGGCGGCAACGCCCAGGCCGTCCTGCAGACCCGGCTGCAGGGCAGCAACCCGCCCGACACCTGGCAGACCCACCCCGGAGCGGCCATCGGCGAGTACATCAACTCCGATCTGCTCGCCGACCTCAGCTCGGTGTACGAAAAGGACGGCCTGAGCAGCGCCATCCCCAGGGACCTGGTCACCTCGGTCAGCAAGGACGGCAAGATCTACGGCGTCTCCACCGGCGCCCACCGGGGCAATGTGCTCTGGTTCAACAAGAAGCTCACCGCCGAGGCGGGCGTCGAGCTGAGCGCGTCCACCACACCGGACCAACTCGTCGACGCCCTCGGCAAGCTCAAGGCCAAGGGCATCACACCACTGTGTCTGGGCGGCAAGGACGCCTTCGCCACCGCCGAACTCTTCGAGAACATCCTCCTGGGCGTGGTCGGCCCGAGCGGCTGGGACTCCCTGACCTCGGGAGAGACGGCCTGGACCGACGCCGAGGTCAAGCAGGCCGCCGAGCTGTTCGCGAAGATGCTCCCGTACGCGGATCCGGACGCGTCCGCGCTCACCTGGGACCAGGCCACCAAGCGGCTCGCCGCGGGTGACTGCGCCGTGGAGAGCATGGGCGACTGGGCGTACGGCGAACTCGTCAAGGACGGCGCGAAGGACGGCACCGACTTCGGTTACATTCCGCAGCCGGGCACCAACGGCAGCTTCGTGACCGTGGTCGACACGTTCGTGGTCGCCGAGAACGCCAAGCACAAGGATCTCGCGCTGAAGTGGGCGTCCGCGATCAGTTCGCCCGACGTCCAGCTGGCCTTCAGCAAGCACAAGGGCTCGACGCCGATCCGTGGCGACGTCCCCACCGACTCGCTGCCCGCCTATCAACAGCAGGCGGCGACGTCCTTCAGGGGCGACGATCTCGTGCAGTCGATCGTGCACGGCGAGGCCATGAGCCCGCAGTTCCAGCAGTCCTTCTACGACGCCGTCACGCAGTTCGTCCAGTCCAAGGACGTGGACGCCTTCGTCAAGGCCCTGGACGCCGCAGCAAAGGGTTAG
- a CDS encoding glycoside hydrolase family 88 protein has product MATYPILPEPLPLALPDGWTVPASFAPAADLAWRTAEAKVRALVERHPDRFPLYTQGGAWAVDAEAWTNWCEGFLGGQLWMLADHTGEAWFRERAEHYSRLVEHRKDDRAVHDLGFVFWSTWRRWYEATGDPARDDVVVYAGRTAASRFVERGRYLPSFLAPDSLFIDVMMNVGIVFHAARRTGDPDLARIAHEHCLTTRRVLIRGDGSASHEGIFDLADGRFLRQTTQQGYADDGSWARGQAWALYGFGTAYRHSGDRRFLDTARACADFYIERTGDRLVPPNDWEEPDPPRRYESSAAAAAAGGLWQLAGLEQNSARARGYADYAVRILTRLCEGDFLAHDDPAWEGVLKHASYHEAKGLGVDESVMWGDYWFLDAIAAVDAFARPGD; this is encoded by the coding sequence ATGGCGACGTACCCGATCCTGCCCGAGCCCCTGCCGCTCGCCCTCCCGGACGGCTGGACCGTTCCCGCGTCCTTCGCCCCGGCGGCCGACCTGGCGTGGCGGACGGCCGAGGCAAAGGTCCGTGCCCTCGTCGAGCGCCATCCCGACCGGTTCCCCCTCTACACCCAGGGCGGTGCCTGGGCCGTGGACGCCGAGGCCTGGACCAACTGGTGCGAGGGCTTCCTCGGCGGGCAGTTGTGGATGCTGGCCGACCACACCGGCGAGGCGTGGTTCCGGGAACGGGCCGAGCACTACAGCCGGCTCGTCGAACACCGCAAGGACGACCGCGCCGTACACGACCTGGGCTTCGTGTTCTGGTCCACGTGGCGCCGCTGGTACGAGGCCACCGGCGACCCCGCCCGCGACGACGTCGTCGTGTACGCCGGGCGCACCGCCGCTTCCCGCTTCGTCGAGCGGGGCCGCTACCTGCCAAGCTTCCTCGCCCCCGACAGCCTCTTCATCGACGTCATGATGAACGTCGGGATCGTCTTCCACGCCGCCCGCCGCACCGGAGACCCCGACCTCGCCCGCATCGCCCACGAGCACTGCCTGACCACCCGCCGGGTGCTGATACGCGGCGACGGCAGCGCCTCCCACGAGGGGATCTTCGACCTCGCCGACGGCCGGTTCCTGCGGCAGACCACCCAGCAGGGCTACGCCGACGACGGGTCCTGGGCCAGAGGCCAGGCCTGGGCCCTTTACGGCTTCGGCACCGCCTACCGGCACAGCGGCGACCGCCGCTTCCTCGACACGGCCCGCGCCTGCGCCGACTTCTACATCGAACGCACCGGAGACCGGCTCGTACCGCCCAACGACTGGGAGGAGCCGGACCCCCCACGCCGCTACGAGTCGTCCGCCGCCGCGGCCGCGGCCGGCGGGCTGTGGCAGCTGGCCGGGCTGGAACAGAACAGCGCCCGTGCCCGCGGCTACGCCGACTACGCCGTACGCATCCTCACCCGGCTGTGCGAGGGCGACTTCCTCGCCCACGACGACCCGGCATGGGAGGGCGTGCTCAAGCACGCCAGCTACCACGAGGCCAAGGGCCTCGGCGTCGACGAGTCCGTGATGTGGGGCGACTACTGGTTCCTCGACGCGATCGCCGCCGTCGACGCCTTCGCCCGTCCCGGCGACTGA